A section of the Drosophila subobscura isolate 14011-0131.10 chromosome A, UCBerk_Dsub_1.0, whole genome shotgun sequence genome encodes:
- the LOC117903039 gene encoding trichohyalin isoform X1: MVVHARRLRLSALLLLIQLGGLGLALANSRTACSERGPSACSSRRWDHRSLEEYDERLVYRQEPERSQRRVAVQSAARDDRRDERREETKVRLEADRVLRQEERSLSRASQRVEARALVGSQQREAREERAEARRLDATNERREDRVEREERDSRVDLSASRRAARATRETVRRTDLRRVERQNSRSVMSAVEQREERGESKRLAERENREERAEARREEREAERREERVAERREVRAGERREEDRAEARREERAEDRREERVVERREVRAEARREERREVRAAERREERVAQRREERRENRVGERVVERRERQELSRGLERDMSRRGEREARDRDEVTRQDDREDMRRAARDETRRVQLQSGRRAVSRRDSRETSLRRENERREERDELRSAQRETARREERDEERRVARDERREVDRRVETVDRESRQRVEREDQRQIESDASRADLRQNSRREEREAGIERDNLRRVDSSRREEREERQEREAARDRSEVRRLDSRREREEVRQERDLFRGEQLLVGPQETAKGWLSYGKRELLITGQLLLLAALYKKSTANGKGLSGGSLGALGEQIQGYLQVIGC, encoded by the exons TGGGATCACCGCAGCCTGGAGGAGTACGACGAGCGGCTGGTGTACAGACAAGAACCGGAGCGCAGCCAGCGGCGAGTCGCTGTGCAATCCGCGGCCCGAGACGATCGTCGCGACGAGCGGCGCGAGGAGACAAAAGTTCGGCTGGAGGCTGACCGAGTGCTGCGGCAGGAGGAGCGCTCGCTCAGTCGGGCATCGCAGCGAGTGGAGGCTCGAGCACTCGTCGGAAGCCAGCAGCGTGAAGCTCGTGAGGAGCGAGCCGAAGCACGACGATTGGATGCCACGAACGAGAGGCGCGAGGATCGAGTAGAACGAGAAGAGCGCGACAGTCGTGTGGACTTGTCCGCTAGTCGTCGCGCTGCAAGAGCTACCCGAGAGACAGTCCGACGGACAGACCTGCGAAGAGTTGAGCGACAAAACTCACGCAGCGTTATGTCAGCAGTGGAACAGCGAGAGGAACGTGGGGAATCCAAGCGTCTTGCGGAACGTGAGAATCGTGAGGAGCGAGCAGAGGCACGACGTGAAGAACGTGAAGCGGAGCGACGGGAGGAACGAGTAGCGGAACGTCGGGAGGTGCGAGCAGGGGAACGACGAGAGGAGGATCGAGCAGAGGCTCGACGAGAGGAACGAGCAGAGGACCGTAGGGAGGAACGAGTAGTGGAACGTCGGGAGGTGCGAGCAGAGGCTCGACGAGAGGAACGCCGTGAGGTGCGGGCAGCGGAACGTCGTGAAGAACGTGTGGCGCAACGGCGTGAGGAGCGACGTGAGAATCGGGTTGGCGAGCGCGTGGTGGAGCGACGTGAGAGGCAAGAACTTTCGAGGGGACTGGAACGTGACATGTCCAGGCGTGGCGAGCGCGAGGCGCGCGACAGAGACGAAGTCACGCGCCAGGACGACCGAGAGGACATGCGACGAGCAGCACGAGACGAAACGCGACGAGTTCAGCTGCAAAGCGGACGACGAGCGGTATCCAGACGTGACAGCCGCGAGACGAGCCTTCGCAGGGAGAACGAGCGGCGAGAGGAGCGCGATGAGCTGCGTTCAGCGCAGCGGGAAACTGCCCGGCGAGAGGAACGCGATGAAGAGCGTCGAGTGGCGAGAGACGAAAGGCGTGAAGTCGATCGCAGGGTGGAGACCGTTGACAGGGAGAGCAGGCAACGAGTGGAAAGGGAAGACCAGCGACAGATCGAGAGCGATGCATCCCGCGCCGATCTCCGACAGAATTCAAGACGTGAGGAGCGTGAGGCAGGCATCGAGCGAGACAATTTGCGACGAGTGGACTCATCCAGGCGTGAGGAACGCGAGGAACGTCAGGAACGCGAGGCAGCTCGCGACCGTTCCGAAGTTCGACGCTTGGACAGTCGCAGGGAACGCGAGGAAGTGCGTCAGGAGCGAGATCTCTTCCGTggcgagcagctgctggtcgGCCCACAAGAGACAGCCAAGGGCTGGCTGAGCTATGGCAAACGCGAGCTGCTAATCACCggtcagctcctgctcctcgcggCGCTCTACAAGAAGTCAACCGCCAATGGCAAAGGCCTCTCTGGTGGCAGTCTGGG TGCGCTGGGTGAACAGATTCAGGGCTACCTGCAGGTGATCGGCTGCTGA
- the LOC117903039 gene encoding trichohyalin isoform X3 — translation MVVHARRLRLSALLLLIQLGGLGLALANSRTACSERGPSACSSRRWDHRSLEEYDERLVYRQEPERSQRRVAVQSAARDDRRDERREETKVRLEADRVLRQEERSLSRASQRVEARALVGSQQREAREERAEARRLDATNERREDRVEREERDSRVDLSASRRAARATRETVRRTDLRRVERQNSRSVMSAVEQREERGESKRLAERENREERAEARREEREAERREERVAERREVRAGERREEDRAEARREERAEDRREERVVERREVRAEARREERREVRAAERREERVAQRREERRENRVGERVVERRERQELSRGLERDMSRRGEREARDRDEVTRQDDREDMRRAARDETRRVQLQSGRRAVSRRDSRETSLRRENERREERDEERRVARDERREVDRRVETVDRESRQRVEREDQRQIESDASRADLRQNSRREEREAGIERDNLRRVDSSRREEREERQEREAARDRSEVRRLDSRREREEVRQERDLFRGEQLLVGPQETAKGWLSYGKRELLITGQLLLLAALYKKSTANGKGLSGGSLGALGEQIQGYLQVIGC, via the exons TGGGATCACCGCAGCCTGGAGGAGTACGACGAGCGGCTGGTGTACAGACAAGAACCGGAGCGCAGCCAGCGGCGAGTCGCTGTGCAATCCGCGGCCCGAGACGATCGTCGCGACGAGCGGCGCGAGGAGACAAAAGTTCGGCTGGAGGCTGACCGAGTGCTGCGGCAGGAGGAGCGCTCGCTCAGTCGGGCATCGCAGCGAGTGGAGGCTCGAGCACTCGTCGGAAGCCAGCAGCGTGAAGCTCGTGAGGAGCGAGCCGAAGCACGACGATTGGATGCCACGAACGAGAGGCGCGAGGATCGAGTAGAACGAGAAGAGCGCGACAGTCGTGTGGACTTGTCCGCTAGTCGTCGCGCTGCAAGAGCTACCCGAGAGACAGTCCGACGGACAGACCTGCGAAGAGTTGAGCGACAAAACTCACGCAGCGTTATGTCAGCAGTGGAACAGCGAGAGGAACGTGGGGAATCCAAGCGTCTTGCGGAACGTGAGAATCGTGAGGAGCGAGCAGAGGCACGACGTGAAGAACGTGAAGCGGAGCGACGGGAGGAACGAGTAGCGGAACGTCGGGAGGTGCGAGCAGGGGAACGACGAGAGGAGGATCGAGCAGAGGCTCGACGAGAGGAACGAGCAGAGGACCGTAGGGAGGAACGAGTAGTGGAACGTCGGGAGGTGCGAGCAGAGGCTCGACGAGAGGAACGCCGTGAGGTGCGGGCAGCGGAACGTCGTGAAGAACGTGTGGCGCAACGGCGTGAGGAGCGACGTGAGAATCGGGTTGGCGAGCGCGTGGTGGAGCGACGTGAGAGGCAAGAACTTTCGAGGGGACTGGAACGTGACATGTCCAGGCGTGGCGAGCGCGAGGCGCGCGACAGAGACGAAGTCACGCGCCAGGACGACCGAGAGGACATGCGACGAGCAGCACGAGACGAAACGCGACGAGTTCAGCTGCAAAGCGGACGACGAGCGGTATCCAGACGTGACAGCCGCGAGACGAGCCTTCGCAGGGAGAACGAG CGGCGAGAGGAACGCGATGAAGAGCGTCGAGTGGCGAGAGACGAAAGGCGTGAAGTCGATCGCAGGGTGGAGACCGTTGACAGGGAGAGCAGGCAACGAGTGGAAAGGGAAGACCAGCGACAGATCGAGAGCGATGCATCCCGCGCCGATCTCCGACAGAATTCAAGACGTGAGGAGCGTGAGGCAGGCATCGAGCGAGACAATTTGCGACGAGTGGACTCATCCAGGCGTGAGGAACGCGAGGAACGTCAGGAACGCGAGGCAGCTCGCGACCGTTCCGAAGTTCGACGCTTGGACAGTCGCAGGGAACGCGAGGAAGTGCGTCAGGAGCGAGATCTCTTCCGTggcgagcagctgctggtcgGCCCACAAGAGACAGCCAAGGGCTGGCTGAGCTATGGCAAACGCGAGCTGCTAATCACCggtcagctcctgctcctcgcggCGCTCTACAAGAAGTCAACCGCCAATGGCAAAGGCCTCTCTGGTGGCAGTCTGGG TGCGCTGGGTGAACAGATTCAGGGCTACCTGCAGGTGATCGGCTGCTGA
- the LOC117903039 gene encoding trichohyalin isoform X2, giving the protein MVVHARRLRLSALLLLIQLGGLGLALANSRTACSERGPSACSSRRWDHRSLEEYDERLVYRQEPERSQRRVAVQSAARDDRRDERREETKVRLEADRVLRQEERSLSRASQRVEARALVGSQQREAREERAEARRLDATNERREDRVEREERDSRVDLSASRRAARATRETVRRTDLRRVERQNSRSVMSAVEQREERGESKRLAERENREERAEARREEREAERREERVAERREVRAGERREEDRAEARREERAEDRREERVVERREVRAEARREERREVRAAERREERVAQRREERRENRVGERVVERRERQELSRGLERDMSRRGEREARDRDEVTRQDDREDMRRAARDETRRVQLQSGRRAVSRRDSRETSLRRENERREERDELRSAQRETARREERDEERRVARDERREVDRRVETVDRESRQRVEREDQRQIESDASRADLRQNSRREEREAGIERDNLRRVDSSRREEREERQEREAARDRSEVRRLDSRREREEVRQERDLFRGEQLLVGPQETAKGWLSYGKRELLITGQLLLLAALYKKSTANGKGLSGGSLG; this is encoded by the coding sequence TGGGATCACCGCAGCCTGGAGGAGTACGACGAGCGGCTGGTGTACAGACAAGAACCGGAGCGCAGCCAGCGGCGAGTCGCTGTGCAATCCGCGGCCCGAGACGATCGTCGCGACGAGCGGCGCGAGGAGACAAAAGTTCGGCTGGAGGCTGACCGAGTGCTGCGGCAGGAGGAGCGCTCGCTCAGTCGGGCATCGCAGCGAGTGGAGGCTCGAGCACTCGTCGGAAGCCAGCAGCGTGAAGCTCGTGAGGAGCGAGCCGAAGCACGACGATTGGATGCCACGAACGAGAGGCGCGAGGATCGAGTAGAACGAGAAGAGCGCGACAGTCGTGTGGACTTGTCCGCTAGTCGTCGCGCTGCAAGAGCTACCCGAGAGACAGTCCGACGGACAGACCTGCGAAGAGTTGAGCGACAAAACTCACGCAGCGTTATGTCAGCAGTGGAACAGCGAGAGGAACGTGGGGAATCCAAGCGTCTTGCGGAACGTGAGAATCGTGAGGAGCGAGCAGAGGCACGACGTGAAGAACGTGAAGCGGAGCGACGGGAGGAACGAGTAGCGGAACGTCGGGAGGTGCGAGCAGGGGAACGACGAGAGGAGGATCGAGCAGAGGCTCGACGAGAGGAACGAGCAGAGGACCGTAGGGAGGAACGAGTAGTGGAACGTCGGGAGGTGCGAGCAGAGGCTCGACGAGAGGAACGCCGTGAGGTGCGGGCAGCGGAACGTCGTGAAGAACGTGTGGCGCAACGGCGTGAGGAGCGACGTGAGAATCGGGTTGGCGAGCGCGTGGTGGAGCGACGTGAGAGGCAAGAACTTTCGAGGGGACTGGAACGTGACATGTCCAGGCGTGGCGAGCGCGAGGCGCGCGACAGAGACGAAGTCACGCGCCAGGACGACCGAGAGGACATGCGACGAGCAGCACGAGACGAAACGCGACGAGTTCAGCTGCAAAGCGGACGACGAGCGGTATCCAGACGTGACAGCCGCGAGACGAGCCTTCGCAGGGAGAACGAGCGGCGAGAGGAGCGCGATGAGCTGCGTTCAGCGCAGCGGGAAACTGCCCGGCGAGAGGAACGCGATGAAGAGCGTCGAGTGGCGAGAGACGAAAGGCGTGAAGTCGATCGCAGGGTGGAGACCGTTGACAGGGAGAGCAGGCAACGAGTGGAAAGGGAAGACCAGCGACAGATCGAGAGCGATGCATCCCGCGCCGATCTCCGACAGAATTCAAGACGTGAGGAGCGTGAGGCAGGCATCGAGCGAGACAATTTGCGACGAGTGGACTCATCCAGGCGTGAGGAACGCGAGGAACGTCAGGAACGCGAGGCAGCTCGCGACCGTTCCGAAGTTCGACGCTTGGACAGTCGCAGGGAACGCGAGGAAGTGCGTCAGGAGCGAGATCTCTTCCGTggcgagcagctgctggtcgGCCCACAAGAGACAGCCAAGGGCTGGCTGAGCTATGGCAAACGCGAGCTGCTAATCACCggtcagctcctgctcctcgcggCGCTCTACAAGAAGTCAACCGCCAATGGCAAAGGCCTCTCTGGTGGCAGTCTGGGGTAA